In the Victivallis sp. Marseille-Q1083 genome, one interval contains:
- the upp gene encoding uracil phosphoribosyltransferase, whose product MIQVVKHPLVQAKLTRLRSTTTSKTEFRRLVREITGLLVYAATADWETEVTIVQTPLAECRGTRLAGRVCCVTILRAGLAMEEGVQALIPDAETGIIGLYRDPATLEAVEYYRKLPPDIAECQVLLVDPMLATGHTLVKAVTALKQQNVGNLKLITILAAPEGVETLKDHFGDTVEIYTAALDAGLNEHGYILPGLGDAGDRIFGTR is encoded by the coding sequence ATGATTCAGGTGGTCAAACATCCGCTGGTGCAGGCCAAATTGACGCGTTTGCGCAGTACGACGACTTCCAAAACCGAATTCCGCCGCCTGGTGCGCGAGATTACCGGGTTGCTGGTTTATGCGGCGACGGCGGATTGGGAAACGGAGGTGACCATCGTTCAGACGCCGCTGGCGGAATGCCGCGGGACGCGGTTGGCCGGTCGGGTCTGCTGTGTCACCATTTTACGGGCAGGGTTGGCGATGGAGGAGGGGGTGCAGGCGCTGATTCCGGACGCCGAAACCGGCATCATCGGACTTTACCGCGATCCGGCGACGCTGGAGGCGGTGGAGTATTACCGGAAACTGCCGCCGGATATTGCCGAATGCCAGGTGCTGCTGGTCGACCCGATGCTGGCGACCGGTCATACGCTGGTGAAGGCGGTGACGGCGTTGAAACAGCAGAATGTCGGAAATTTGAAGTTGATCACCATTCTCGCCGCGCCGGAAGGCGTGGAAACGCTGAAGGACCACTTCGGCGACACGGTCGAGATTTATACGGCGGCGCTGGATGCCGGGCTCAACGAACACGGTTATATTCTGCCGGGGCTGGGAGACGCCGGCGACCGGATTTTCGGTACCAGGTGA
- a CDS encoding mechanosensitive ion channel family protein, which translates to MVKRVIFILLGCLFLLFPEPGNADEAAGRRNDVVEIADVPLVPPAELKQDLHRDARQLHNWFLHEKEALLVLAVGSAVSILVGVLLSLASHWLIRRQIDRHRRLSLRWQLFEALAGPLVLLLVVVSCFIFLMPLLEAQNQRFYPFDLKMFFASLALIVSWGVFHLIDVLDRVMHKVAQRTDNNLDDLRVDIMRKSLKIAMLILIILFIGQGIFNIDLTTLAAGAGVIGLGIAFAAKDSLSNFFGIIVIIADEPFRVGDRIMINQIDGIVEQVGLRSSRIRTASESVYVIPNSVFISSPIENISRRGVIRYVFSIGLTYDCNRAAIEKATALLHQILDDFHGPDAEEYKPRIYFGNFGDWALSIKVIIWFKTADFVVEEAYLHELNLLILEKFAEAGLPMAFPTNTTYLLGSPQQPLAIQTEPPASASRMPPD; encoded by the coding sequence GTGGTAAAAAGAGTTATTTTCATCCTTTTGGGCTGTCTGTTCCTGCTTTTTCCGGAACCGGGAAACGCCGACGAAGCGGCCGGACGCCGTAACGATGTCGTCGAAATCGCCGATGTCCCGCTGGTGCCGCCGGCGGAACTCAAACAGGATCTTCACCGCGACGCCCGGCAGCTCCACAATTGGTTTCTGCATGAAAAAGAGGCGCTGCTGGTACTGGCCGTCGGCAGCGCCGTTTCCATCCTGGTCGGCGTCTTGCTGAGCCTGGCCTCGCACTGGCTGATCCGGCGGCAGATCGACCGGCACCGGCGCCTCTCGCTGCGCTGGCAGCTGTTCGAAGCACTGGCCGGTCCGCTGGTCCTGCTGCTGGTGGTCGTCAGTTGCTTTATTTTTCTGATGCCGCTGCTGGAAGCGCAGAACCAGCGTTTTTATCCGTTCGATTTGAAAATGTTTTTCGCTTCGCTGGCCCTGATTGTCAGTTGGGGCGTCTTCCACCTCATCGACGTGCTGGACCGCGTCATGCATAAGGTGGCGCAGCGCACCGACAACAACCTCGACGACCTCCGGGTCGACATCATGCGGAAAAGCCTGAAAATCGCCATGCTGATTCTGATCATCCTTTTCATCGGCCAGGGTATTTTCAACATCGACCTGACGACGCTCGCCGCCGGCGCCGGCGTCATCGGCCTCGGCATCGCCTTCGCCGCCAAGGATTCCCTCAGCAACTTTTTCGGCATCATCGTCATCATCGCCGACGAACCGTTCCGGGTCGGCGACCGGATCATGATCAACCAGATCGACGGCATCGTCGAACAGGTCGGCTTGCGCAGCAGCCGGATCAGAACCGCCAGCGAAAGCGTCTACGTCATTCCGAACAGCGTCTTCATCTCTTCGCCGATCGAAAACATCAGCCGCCGCGGCGTCATCCGCTATGTCTTTTCGATCGGTTTGACCTATGACTGCAACCGGGCGGCGATCGAAAAAGCCACCGCTCTGCTGCATCAGATCCTCGACGATTTTCACGGGCCGGACGCCGAGGAATACAAGCCGCGCATCTATTTCGGCAACTTCGGCGACTGGGCGTTGAGCATCAAAGTGATCATCTGGTTCAAAACCGCCGATTTCGTCGTCGAAGAGGCTTACCTGCATGAACTGAACCTGCTGATTCTGGAGAAATTCGCCGAAGCCGGCCTGCCGATGGCCTTCCCGACCAACACGACCTATCTGCTCGGATCGCCGCAGCAACCGCTGGCGATTCAAACCGAACCGCCGGCTTCGGCGTCCCGAATGCCGCCGGATTGA
- the tsaD gene encoding tRNA (adenosine(37)-N6)-threonylcarbamoyltransferase complex transferase subunit TsaD — protein sequence MSLILGIESSCDETAAAVVRDGYEVLSSSVASQIASHAVHGGVVPELAAREHLTALQPVLTEALTAAGITMAELDAVAVTNGPGLMPALLVGLNFAKGLAAGHHKPLIGINHFLAHIYGAFLEDGAGQLESPSSYPLLALVVSGGHTSLLLVSADGQARQIGSTIDDAAGEALDKAAKLLRLGYPGGPVMQRTAEGGDGNRFHFPRPLTGTAGKAVPPEHKYNFSFSGVKTALLYHVQKYADADGSLPAGLLQDTAASYQEAVVDVLVRKTLAAARDFKVRTIVVAGGVACNAVLRERFNQSTPNHIQLRLAQRKHCTDNAAMVAGIGHHYFKRRLFSAPGIDAFARLPVITEVVFVDAAGARQ from the coding sequence ATGAGCCTGATCTTGGGAATCGAATCGAGTTGCGACGAGACCGCCGCCGCCGTCGTCCGCGACGGTTATGAAGTATTGTCCAGCAGTGTGGCGTCGCAAATCGCCAGTCACGCCGTCCACGGCGGCGTCGTCCCGGAACTGGCGGCCAGGGAGCACCTGACCGCCCTGCAGCCGGTGCTGACCGAAGCGTTGACCGCCGCCGGCATCACGATGGCCGAACTCGACGCCGTCGCCGTCACCAACGGCCCCGGCCTGATGCCGGCTCTGCTGGTCGGGCTGAATTTCGCCAAAGGACTGGCGGCCGGCCACCACAAGCCGCTGATCGGCATCAACCATTTTCTCGCCCACATCTACGGCGCCTTTCTGGAGGACGGCGCCGGCCAACTGGAATCCCCGTCCAGTTATCCCTTGCTGGCGCTGGTGGTTTCCGGCGGCCACACCTCGCTGCTGCTGGTCTCCGCCGACGGTCAAGCCAGACAGATCGGTTCGACCATCGACGACGCCGCCGGCGAAGCGCTCGACAAAGCCGCCAAACTGCTCCGCCTCGGCTATCCGGGCGGACCGGTGATGCAGCGGACCGCCGAAGGCGGCGACGGCAATCGTTTCCACTTCCCGCGGCCGCTGACCGGCACCGCCGGCAAAGCGGTGCCGCCCGAACATAAATATAATTTCAGCTTCAGCGGCGTCAAGACCGCTTTGCTCTATCATGTCCAGAAATACGCCGACGCCGACGGCAGCCTTCCGGCCGGGCTGCTGCAAGATACGGCGGCAAGCTATCAGGAAGCCGTCGTCGACGTGCTGGTCCGCAAAACGCTGGCGGCGGCGCGTGATTTCAAAGTCCGCACCATCGTCGTCGCCGGCGGCGTCGCCTGCAACGCCGTGCTGCGGGAGCGTTTCAACCAATCGACGCCGAATCATATACAGCTGCGGCTGGCGCAGCGCAAGCACTGCACCGACAATGCGGCGATGGTCGCCGGTATCGGCCACCACTATTTCAAGCGTCGGCTCTTCTCGGCGCCGGGTATCGATGCATTCGCCCGGCTGCCGGTCATCACCGAAGTGGTCTTCGTCGATGCCGCCGGAGCCAGACAATGA
- a CDS encoding HAD family hydrolase gives MKRRTGLIFDLDGTLIDSRGDLTTAVNLMRKSYGLPPLPVDRVVAFVGNGIGSLVRRAVTDAPDLAEAEAIDRMKQFYLQHLLDQTCLYPGVKAGLTAFRAADIPLAVFTNKPEDATRTILAGLGVGELFSAIVGSGGKFPLKPAPDGLLHIVRALQIEPAASWMFGDHYTDLEAGRRAGLRRCLARYGFGEPRMEQFDAAVDSFADFQTLVLAAN, from the coding sequence ATGAAGCGGCGAACCGGTTTGATTTTCGATCTGGACGGCACGTTGATCGACTCCCGCGGCGATTTGACCACGGCCGTCAATTTGATGCGGAAAAGTTACGGCCTGCCGCCGCTGCCGGTCGACCGGGTGGTTGCATTCGTCGGCAACGGAATCGGCAGCCTGGTGCGGCGCGCCGTCACCGACGCGCCGGATTTGGCGGAAGCGGAGGCGATCGACCGGATGAAGCAATTTTATCTGCAGCACCTGCTGGACCAGACATGCCTCTATCCGGGGGTGAAAGCCGGATTGACGGCCTTCCGCGCCGCTGACATCCCGCTGGCGGTATTCACCAACAAGCCGGAAGACGCCACCCGGACCATCCTGGCCGGTCTGGGCGTCGGTGAATTGTTTTCGGCGATCGTCGGCAGCGGCGGCAAATTTCCGTTGAAACCGGCGCCCGACGGGCTGCTGCATATCGTTCGCGCCCTGCAGATCGAACCGGCCGCCAGTTGGATGTTCGGCGATCATTACACCGATCTGGAAGCCGGCCGCCGAGCCGGCCTGAGGCGCTGCCTGGCCCGATACGGTTTCGGGGAGCCGCGGATGGAGCAGTTCGACGCGGCAGTCGATTCGTTCGCCGACTTTCAAACGCTGGTCCTCGCCGCGAATTGA
- a CDS encoding triacylglycerol lipase, giving the protein MRKIFNRCFPGLGVALLLAGCSTEMTVEEIGWRRNTSTGYFNHIHGDDILSKDAVNFLTSSRLADTFDDTPADIIRLLDQIFRDTRERRYLEILTDLCYYQADRSGKADEAIKFYMSAAYYSYLYLFGQNLYPAGVSEYQPQTFRMTRFYNASVMAIYEYLRAKQIFGTDSFQLPTVASGGVVFLPIDGHLSVSPQELSDGLLCADFQAKNVLTFSYQFGLGVPLIFTPREEFALTEERVLFNQTFPATLFLRFSNDQDHLSVQPELWDPLTRESLSVADRKVPLEYDLTTPLAYFMRRPTFADNIWYMLNPDASQAVEGLYLLTPYDPDKIPVLLVHGLMSNPRTWAQLINTLMGDIRIRDNYQFWMFTYSTGNPIIYSAQQMRKALRECYEELDPENHNRALQQMVLIGHSMGGLLAKTMIKDSEPEALEPLLGRPLAEITSELAPEQYAFLLEMFGFKHLPFIRRVIFMAVPHRGSDMATWSIVKWTTRLITLPHEFVQTALALSEKLLAKYDLIEMEQDPVYLRTGIDGLDPSNDSLQLIDELPFTAGIPYHSIIGNYRAAGIPGGSDGIVPYSSAHLDHAASELIVKSGHSVQATSPAIEEVRRILLLHLRENGRLPAIPESFASDLLLKSTADDHEK; this is encoded by the coding sequence ATGAGAAAGATTTTTAACCGCTGTTTTCCGGGTCTGGGAGTCGCACTGCTGCTGGCCGGCTGCAGTACCGAGATGACGGTGGAGGAAATCGGCTGGCGCCGCAACACCTCGACCGGTTACTTCAATCATATTCACGGCGACGACATTCTGTCGAAGGATGCGGTGAATTTTCTGACTTCCAGCCGGCTGGCCGATACATTCGACGACACCCCGGCCGATATCATCCGACTGCTCGACCAGATTTTCCGCGACACCCGTGAACGGCGTTATCTGGAAATTCTGACCGACCTCTGTTATTACCAGGCGGACCGCAGCGGCAAGGCGGACGAAGCGATCAAATTCTACATGTCGGCGGCCTATTACAGTTATCTTTACCTGTTCGGTCAGAACCTCTATCCGGCCGGGGTTTCCGAATATCAGCCGCAAACCTTCCGGATGACCCGTTTCTACAACGCCTCGGTCATGGCGATCTACGAATACCTCAGAGCCAAACAGATATTCGGCACCGATTCCTTCCAACTGCCGACGGTCGCCTCCGGCGGGGTCGTTTTCCTGCCGATTGACGGGCACTTGAGCGTATCGCCGCAAGAACTTTCCGACGGCCTGCTCTGCGCCGATTTCCAGGCGAAAAATGTTTTGACCTTCAGCTATCAATTCGGCCTCGGGGTGCCGTTGATCTTCACCCCGCGCGAAGAGTTTGCTCTGACCGAGGAGCGGGTTTTGTTCAACCAGACCTTCCCGGCCACCTTGTTCCTCCGCTTTTCCAACGATCAGGACCATCTCAGCGTCCAGCCGGAACTGTGGGATCCGCTGACCCGGGAATCCCTGTCCGTCGCCGACCGCAAAGTTCCGCTGGAATACGATCTGACGACGCCGCTGGCTTACTTCATGCGCCGTCCCACCTTCGCCGACAATATCTGGTACATGCTCAACCCGGACGCCTCCCAGGCGGTCGAAGGCTTGTATCTGTTGACGCCGTACGATCCGGATAAAATTCCGGTGCTGCTGGTGCACGGTTTGATGTCCAATCCGCGCACCTGGGCGCAATTGATCAACACGCTGATGGGGGACATCCGCATCCGCGACAACTATCAATTCTGGATGTTCACCTACTCGACCGGCAATCCGATCATCTACTCGGCCCAGCAGATGCGCAAAGCGCTGCGGGAATGCTACGAGGAACTCGACCCGGAAAACCACAACCGGGCGCTCCAGCAGATGGTGCTGATCGGCCACAGCATGGGCGGCCTGCTGGCCAAGACGATGATCAAGGACAGCGAGCCCGAAGCGCTGGAACCGCTGCTCGGCCGCCCGCTGGCGGAAATCACTTCAGAGCTGGCGCCGGAACAATACGCCTTCCTGCTAGAGATGTTCGGCTTCAAGCATCTGCCGTTCATCCGGCGGGTAATTTTCATGGCGGTGCCGCACCGCGGGTCGGATATGGCCACCTGGAGCATCGTCAAATGGACCACCCGGTTGATCACTCTGCCGCATGAATTCGTCCAGACGGCGCTGGCGCTCTCCGAAAAATTGCTGGCGAAATACGATCTCATCGAAATGGAACAGGACCCGGTCTATCTCCGGACCGGCATCGACGGCCTCGACCCCTCCAACGACTCTCTGCAATTGATCGACGAACTGCCCTTTACCGCCGGCATTCCCTACCACTCGATCATCGGCAATTACCGGGCCGCCGGCATTCCGGGCGGCTCGGACGGCATCGTCCCCTATTCCAGCGCCCACCTTGACCATGCAGCAAGCGAACTGATCGTCAAATCCGGCCACAGCGTGCAGGCCACCTCCCCGGCCATCGAAGAAGTGCGCCGCATCCTGCTGCTGCACCTGCGGGAAAATGGCCGGCTGCCGGCCATCCCGGAAAGTTTCGCTTCCGACCTGCTGCTGAAATCGACGGCGGACGATCATGAAAAGTAA
- a CDS encoding DUF4105 domain-containing protein, with protein sequence MKSNRRLRHIVLRLGAFTIRHLRLLVSLLLLLVYSLAVLWCCGALYYSNLPTPGWRLAGAIAFFIIAVAAWRLPKRFRYYAAPALLLAVIVYWCLIPASNDRDWQPSVSRNPAAEFSPTHPGLVTIRNIRDFRYRTEEDFTVRYLDADYDLSTVQSLDFIVVHWDGHQAIAHTMLSFGFADGRRLAFSAETRLEKQETYSTFKGIYKQFEILYIIGTEEDLFGLRTNYRHEQLYLYPTSSPPETARIILTDLLERVNALRDHPQFYNSLTTNCTTSLLPSLLKVFPNAKFDLRILLNGFSDRYAMEYGWLVNPDREPFDLYKARHLVNRQVDFLPEIPDDYSERIRAAK encoded by the coding sequence ATGAAAAGTAACCGGCGGCTGCGTCACATTGTCCTGCGCCTCGGCGCTTTCACGATTCGTCACCTGAGATTGCTGGTGTCGCTCCTGCTGCTGCTCGTCTATTCCCTGGCGGTACTCTGGTGCTGCGGCGCGTTATATTACAGCAACTTACCGACGCCGGGCTGGCGGCTGGCCGGTGCCATAGCGTTTTTCATCATCGCCGTCGCGGCCTGGCGGCTGCCGAAACGGTTCCGGTATTACGCCGCACCGGCCCTGCTCCTGGCAGTCATCGTCTACTGGTGTCTGATTCCGGCGTCCAATGACCGCGACTGGCAGCCGTCGGTCAGCCGCAATCCGGCCGCCGAATTTTCGCCAACCCATCCCGGATTGGTGACGATCCGCAATATCCGCGATTTCCGCTATCGGACGGAAGAGGATTTCACGGTGCGTTACCTGGACGCCGATTACGATCTGTCGACCGTGCAATCGCTCGATTTCATCGTCGTCCACTGGGACGGCCATCAGGCGATCGCCCATACGATGCTGTCGTTCGGCTTTGCCGACGGCCGGCGGCTCGCCTTTTCGGCGGAAACCAGGCTGGAAAAGCAGGAAACCTACAGCACCTTCAAAGGCATTTACAAACAGTTCGAAATTCTCTATATCATCGGCACCGAAGAAGATCTGTTCGGCCTGCGCACCAATTACCGGCATGAACAGCTCTATCTATATCCGACCAGCAGTCCGCCGGAAACGGCCAGAATCATCCTGACCGATTTGCTGGAGCGCGTCAATGCGCTGCGCGATCATCCGCAATTTTACAACTCGTTGACCACCAACTGCACGACTTCACTGCTGCCCAGTCTGCTGAAAGTGTTTCCAAACGCCAAATTCGACCTGCGCATTCTGCTGAACGGCTTCTCCGACCGCTATGCGATGGAATACGGCTGGCTGGTCAATCCGGATCGGGAACCGTTTGATCTCTACAAAGCCCGCCATCTGGTCAACCGCCAAGTCGATTTCCTGCCGGAAATTCCGGACGATTACTCCGAGCGGATCCGGGCGGCCAAATAA
- a CDS encoding CYTH domain-containing protein → MALEIERKYLVDGESWRDTACAGVPMLQGYVSVTPEHTVRVRVAGTRGFLTLKGGHCGIRRQEFEYEIPETDAREMLMLFCRDRLVSKVRYPVMVGGRLWTVDVFDGNNRGLVVAEIELPSEETAFPMPEWAGAEVSGDRRYSNAALSARPYVTWQ, encoded by the coding sequence ATGGCCTTGGAAATTGAACGGAAATATCTGGTTGACGGCGAATCCTGGCGCGACACGGCCTGCGCGGGGGTGCCGATGCTGCAGGGGTACGTATCGGTGACTCCGGAGCACACCGTCCGGGTCCGGGTAGCCGGAACGCGGGGTTTTCTGACCTTGAAAGGCGGTCATTGCGGCATTCGCCGCCAGGAATTCGAATACGAGATTCCGGAAACGGACGCCCGGGAAATGTTGATGCTGTTCTGCCGGGACAGGCTGGTGAGCAAAGTGCGTTATCCGGTGATGGTCGGCGGCAGGTTGTGGACGGTCGATGTTTTCGACGGGAACAACCGGGGACTGGTGGTGGCGGAGATCGAGCTGCCGTCGGAAGAGACGGCCTTTCCGATGCCGGAATGGGCCGGCGCGGAGGTTTCCGGCGATCGGCGTTACAGCAATGCGGCGCTGTCGGCCCGGCCTTATGTCACTTGGCAGTGA
- a CDS encoding 6-phosphofructokinase, whose translation MAKCVGILTAGGDSPGLNAAIRAIGKILNHHNYRLIGFRDGFEGIAFDRTMMLEEATCSGILTVGGTILRTSRNKPNKMPVGRTFIDMSDAILENYRKHQLEGLICIGGGGTHKSALLLKKAGMNIVTLPKTIDNDVALTDTTIGFDTALDVATSAIDSLHSTASSHKRIMLVEIMGHRAGWLTLGSGLAGGADVILIPEIPYDINKVAETLLSRSREGKLFSIVPVAEGAYAREKFAEYTRLLKRKEEEKDKKAKAEIKAELVKFETDSRNKIFELARQLEALTGLETRVTILGHLQRGGKPSCCDRLLATRLGSACAEAVLRGQFGMMVAVRGQETELVPIEAVAGRRKVVPADHAWMNSARELGVGFGD comes from the coding sequence ATGGCAAAATGTGTCGGCATCCTGACCGCCGGCGGCGACAGTCCGGGCTTGAACGCCGCTATCCGGGCGATCGGTAAGATCCTGAACCATCACAATTACCGCCTGATCGGCTTCCGGGACGGTTTCGAGGGGATTGCGTTCGACCGGACGATGATGCTGGAAGAGGCGACCTGTTCCGGCATTCTGACCGTCGGCGGGACGATCCTGCGAACCAGCCGCAACAAACCGAACAAGATGCCGGTCGGCCGTACTTTCATCGACATGTCCGACGCCATTCTGGAGAATTACCGCAAGCACCAGTTGGAGGGCCTGATCTGCATCGGCGGCGGCGGAACGCACAAGAGTGCCCTGCTGCTGAAAAAGGCCGGCATGAACATCGTCACATTGCCGAAGACGATCGACAACGATGTCGCCTTGACCGATACGACGATCGGCTTCGATACCGCTCTGGATGTCGCGACCAGCGCAATCGACAGTCTGCATTCGACCGCCAGCAGCCACAAACGGATCATGCTGGTGGAAATTATGGGCCATCGGGCCGGCTGGCTGACGCTGGGCAGCGGTCTGGCCGGCGGCGCCGACGTGATTTTGATTCCGGAAATTCCTTATGATATCAATAAAGTGGCGGAAACGCTGTTGTCCCGTTCGCGGGAAGGCAAACTGTTCAGTATCGTCCCGGTGGCGGAGGGGGCCTATGCCAGGGAGAAGTTCGCGGAGTACACCCGCTTGCTGAAGCGCAAAGAGGAAGAAAAAGACAAAAAAGCCAAAGCGGAGATCAAGGCGGAACTGGTGAAGTTCGAAACCGACAGCCGCAATAAAATCTTTGAGCTGGCCCGGCAACTGGAAGCGTTGACCGGGCTGGAAACCCGGGTGACGATTCTGGGACACCTCCAGCGGGGCGGCAAGCCTTCCTGCTGTGACCGGCTGTTGGCCACCCGGTTGGGCAGCGCCTGCGCCGAGGCCGTTCTGCGTGGACAATTCGGCATGATGGTGGCGGTGCGCGGCCAGGAAACCGAGCTGGTGCCGATCGAAGCGGTGGCCGGCCGGCGCAAAGTGGTTCCGGCGGACCACGCCTGGATGAACAGCGCCCGCGAGCTTGGCGTCGGTTTCGGCGATTGA
- the ppk1 gene encoding polyphosphate kinase 1: MTEPAALGREIFLCRELSWLNFNSRVLDEAGCPANPLLERLKFIAIFSSNLDEFFMVRVAGLRQLVQVGEDQPDPAGLRPSEQLALLHRKIKRLLRRQSQYLQKMLLPELEQYGVRLTKPSELPAAARDNLKIFFNQQVLPVLTPIAVDPSHPFPMLNSGAIEIAVSLESPELSGTVFAFVEVPEGLPRFIEIPEQEPQKQTFVLLEDLIMDNLQSLFAGCRIREFFPFRITRDMDFAMEEEGVEDLLHTIERSLLQRRRREPIRLEKPGNLRGELADWLNEQFQLAPQFRYAVSGPLHLKQFFELAGKVRRPELLEAPWPGLVPAALNQPGSMFKLIGEAWPVMLAVPFHKFEPVIRLLEEAANDPQVLAIKQTLYRVSGNSPVVRALQRAAENGKQVTVIVELKARFDEGNNIIWARRLEESGAHVVYGISGLKIHCKALLIVRREEGLIRRYVHLATGNYNDKTAALYTDLGIFSCDPLLCSDVANLFNVMTGYSAPFGEWQKIAAAPFDLRRKFIALIDREARLSTAENPGRIIAKMNGLVDAEIIRHLYAAAYAGVKIDLIVRGICCLKPGVGTENIRVISIVDRYLEHSRIFYFRNNGNAEYYLSSADWMVRNLDRRIELLFPIEDARLQRILMDVLKIQLNDHEKARRLLGNGNYTRLLPPKHTASRSQYNTYQYFKALAQNESHSPLTELKVFTSDDKTGEE; encoded by the coding sequence ATGACGGAACCGGCGGCATTGGGCAGGGAAATTTTTCTCTGCCGGGAACTGAGTTGGCTGAATTTCAACTCCCGGGTGTTGGACGAGGCGGGCTGTCCGGCCAACCCGTTGTTGGAGCGGTTGAAATTCATCGCGATTTTCAGCAGCAATCTGGATGAATTTTTCATGGTCCGGGTGGCCGGCTTGCGGCAGTTGGTGCAGGTCGGCGAAGATCAGCCGGACCCGGCTGGTCTGCGGCCTTCCGAACAGCTTGCGTTGCTGCACCGCAAAATCAAGCGGTTGCTGCGCCGGCAATCCCAGTATCTGCAGAAGATGCTGCTGCCGGAATTGGAACAGTATGGCGTCAGGCTGACCAAGCCCTCGGAGTTGCCGGCGGCGGCCCGGGATAATTTGAAGATTTTTTTCAACCAGCAGGTGTTGCCGGTACTGACGCCGATCGCGGTCGATCCCAGTCATCCGTTTCCGATGCTGAATTCCGGCGCGATAGAGATTGCCGTCAGTTTGGAGTCCCCCGAATTGAGCGGAACGGTGTTCGCCTTTGTCGAAGTGCCGGAAGGGTTGCCGCGTTTCATTGAAATTCCGGAGCAGGAGCCGCAGAAGCAGACTTTCGTGCTGCTCGAAGATTTGATCATGGACAACCTGCAGTCGCTGTTCGCCGGTTGCCGCATCCGGGAGTTTTTTCCGTTCCGGATCACCCGCGACATGGATTTTGCGATGGAAGAGGAGGGGGTGGAAGACCTGCTCCATACCATCGAACGCAGCCTGCTGCAGCGCCGGCGCCGCGAGCCGATCCGGCTGGAAAAGCCCGGCAATTTGCGCGGCGAGCTGGCCGACTGGCTCAACGAACAGTTCCAGTTGGCACCGCAGTTCCGTTATGCGGTGTCGGGTCCGCTGCATTTGAAGCAATTCTTTGAACTGGCCGGTAAAGTCCGGCGCCCGGAATTGCTGGAGGCGCCGTGGCCGGGCCTGGTGCCGGCGGCGCTGAATCAGCCGGGATCGATGTTCAAATTGATCGGAGAAGCCTGGCCGGTGATGCTGGCGGTGCCGTTTCACAAATTCGAACCGGTCATCCGGCTGCTGGAGGAGGCGGCCAACGATCCGCAGGTGCTGGCGATCAAGCAGACGCTTTACCGGGTCAGCGGCAATTCGCCGGTGGTGCGGGCATTGCAGCGGGCGGCGGAAAATGGCAAGCAGGTGACGGTGATCGTCGAGTTGAAAGCGCGTTTCGATGAAGGGAACAACATCATCTGGGCGCGCCGCCTGGAGGAGTCCGGCGCCCACGTCGTCTACGGCATTTCCGGCCTGAAGATTCATTGCAAGGCGTTGCTGATCGTCCGGCGCGAGGAGGGCCTGATCCGGCGCTACGTCCATCTGGCCACCGGCAATTACAACGACAAGACAGCGGCGTTGTACACTGATCTGGGCATTTTCAGTTGCGATCCGCTGCTCTGTTCCGATGTCGCCAATCTGTTCAATGTGATGACCGGCTATTCGGCGCCGTTCGGCGAATGGCAGAAGATCGCGGCGGCGCCGTTCGATCTGCGCCGGAAATTCATCGCCTTGATCGATCGCGAAGCCCGATTGTCGACGGCGGAGAACCCCGGCCGGATCATCGCCAAGATGAACGGACTGGTCGATGCCGAGATCATCCGCCATCTGTATGCGGCCGCTTATGCCGGGGTGAAAATCGACTTGATCGTTCGCGGGATTTGCTGCCTGAAACCCGGCGTCGGCACCGAAAACATTCGAGTGATCAGCATTGTCGACCGCTATCTGGAGCACAGCCGGATCTTTTATTTCCGGAATAACGGCAATGCGGAATATTATTTGTCCAGCGCCGACTGGATGGTCCGCAACCTCGACCGGCGGATTGAATTGCTCTTTCCGATTGAAGATGCGCGTTTGCAGCGTATATTAATGGATGTGCTGAAAATCCAATTGAACGATCACGAAAAGGCGAGGCGCCTGCTGGGCAACGGCAATTATACGAGACTTCTGCCGCCGAAGCATACCGCCAGCCGCAGTCAGTACAATACGTATCAGTATTTCAAGGCTCTGGCGCAAAATGAAAGCCACTCTCCGCTGACGGAGCTGAAGGTGTTTACGTCGGATGATAAAACAGGAGAAGAGTAA